The following coding sequences lie in one Arachis ipaensis cultivar K30076 chromosome B05, Araip1.1, whole genome shotgun sequence genomic window:
- the LOC107641605 gene encoding dof zinc finger protein DOF5.7, translated as MNAHHHGSSNIASSIESLSSMNQDLHWKLQQQRLAMLFGGGGSGDDVNNNQQKDVAGGGGGGELEKPQPILFQNLDSSSINRKEENSVTAPTEWFFGNSYPSVNPTPTTSTGGGSGGGGAAGNDNGMNWVGVGWGDVQHQYSALP; from the coding sequence ATGAACGCTCATCATCATGGTAGTAGTAACATTGCTTCTTCTATTGAGTCGTTGAGTTCTATGAACCAGGACTTGCACTGGAAGCTACAACAGCAAAGGTTGGCCATGCTTTTTGGCGGTGGTGGCAGCGGAGATGATGTCAACAATAATCAACAAAAAGACGTTGCtggtggcggcggcggcggcgaaCTCGAGAAGCCGCAACCGATTTTGTTTCAGAATCTTGACAGTTCTTCAATcaacagaaaagaagaaaattcCGTAACTGCCCCAACTGAGTGGTTCTTTGGAAACTCTTATCCCTCGGTGAATCCTACACCAACCACAAGTACCGGCGGTGGCAGCGGCGGCGGCGGTGCCGCCGGCAATGATAACGGAATGAATTGGGTTGGTGTTGGTTGGGGTGACGTGCAGCATCAATACAGTGCTTTGCCCTAG
- the LOC107641604 gene encoding dof zinc finger protein DOF2.4-like yields MIKEQAGGGGGGGSKKSTTSASSATTSSQQQEQQASVAALKCPRCDSPNTKFCYYNNYSLTQPRHFCKTCRRYWTKGGALRNVPIGGGCRKNKKLNKSSRLLSSPSSDSPGVGSSSDLAVLGGGLKFLHGLASSVPVPPSLDFXPPFFYHLQQQQPLRFVAINNFF; encoded by the coding sequence ATGATAAAAGAACaagctggtggtggtggtggcggtgggAGCAAGAAAAGCACTACATCGGCTTCCAGCGCAACCACGTCATCACAGCAACAAGAACAACAAGCATCAGTAGCTGCTCTAAAGTGTCCAAGATGCGATTCACCAAACACAAAATTCTGTTACTACAACAACTACAGCCTCACGCAGCCACGTCACTTCTGCAAAACTTGCCGAAGGTACTGGACCAAAGGCGGTGCCTTGAGGAACGTTCCCATTGGCGGAGGCTGCCGTAAGAACAAGAAGCTCAATAAGTCTTCAAGATTACTCTCTTCTCCCTCATCTGACTCCCCTGGAGTAGGATCTTCTTCAGACCTTGCTGTTCTTGGTGGTGGCCTTAAGTTCCTCCATGGTCTCGCTTCTTCAGTTCCCGTACCTCCTTCTCTTGATTTTCNACCACCCTTCTTCTACCatcttcaacaacaacaaccacttcGCTTCGTTGCTATCAACAACTTCTTCTAA
- the LOC107642290 gene encoding probable mannitol dehydrogenase 3, whose translation MATSSQAEFEHPRKAFGWAARDSSGVLSPFNFSRREIGEKDVALKVLYCGICHTDLHMVKNDWGNSIYPMVPGHEVVGIVKEVGSKVQKYKVGDKVGVGYFVESCRSCQNCIDNLENYCPKNIITQGAKNIDGTTTYGGYSDSMVVDERFVIRIPEGLPLDAAAPLLCAGITVYSPLKYYGLDKPGLHVGVVGLGGLGHMAVKFAKAHGAKVTVISTSPNKKDEAIIHLGADSFLVSHDLEQMEGAKESLDGIIDTVSALHSIIPLIGLLKSHGKLVMVGAVSKPLEVPAFPLIMGRKLVAGSLVGGLKETQEMIDFAAKHNVKPEIEVVPMDYVNIAMERLAKADVKYRFVIDVENTLKPSS comes from the exons GGAAATTGGAGAGAAAGACGTTGCATTAAAAGTGTTGTATTGTGGTATATGCCACACGGACCTGCACATGGTGAAGAACGACTGGGGCAATTCCATCTACCCAATGGTCCCCGG GCATGAAGTAGTTGGCATAGTGAAAGAGGTGGGAAGCAAAGTACAAAAGTACAAAGTTGGAGACAAAGTGGGTGTGGGATACTTCGTGGAATCTTGTCGCTCCTGCCAAAATTGTATTGACAATCTTGAGAATTACTGTCCCAAAAACATTATAACACAAGGTGCCAAAAACATCGATGGTACCACCACCTATGGTGGTTACTCTGACTCAATGGTTGTTGATGAACGCTTTGTCATTCGAATTCCTGAAGGGCTACCTCTTGATGCTGCGGCTCCTCTCCTTTGTGCTGGGATTACAGTGTATAGCCCTCTTAAATATTATGGGCTTGATAAGCCTGGTTTGCATGTGGGTGTAGTTGGGCTTGGTGGGCTTGGCCATATGGCAGTGAAGTTTGCCAAAGCCCATGGGGCTAAGGTCACTGTGATCAGTACTTCACCCAATAAAAAGGACGAAGCAATAATACATTTGGGAGCTGATTCATTTTTGGTTAGTCATGATCTAGAGCAGATGGAG GGTGCAAAAGAAAGTTTGGATGGCATCATTGACACAGTTTCTGCTCTTCATTCCATTATACCTCTAATTGGCTTACTAAAGTCTCATGGAAAACTTGTTATGGTTGGGGCAGTTTCGAAGCCTCTGGAAGTGCCAGCCTTTCCTTTGATTATGG gAAGAAAACTTGTTGCTGGTAGTCTGGTTGGAGGGTTGAAAGAGACACAGGAAATGATTGATTTTGCTGCAAAACATAATGTGAAGCCTGAGATTGAAGTTGTTCCCATGGATTACGTGAACATTGCAATGGAGCGCCTCGCTAAAGCTGATGTCAAATATCGATTCGTCATTGATGTTGAAAACACACTAAAACCAAGCTCTTGA